The following nucleotide sequence is from Anaerococcus sp. Marseille-Q7828.
TGGGCTAGAAGACAACAGAGGAAGGCCTAAAAAAGATATGACCAAATCAAATAAGAAACAAAAGAATAATACTCCAATAAACGAAAGTGAAAGAGAAGAATTAATAAGACTAAGAGAAGAAAATAGACTTCTCAAAATGAAGATAATCTACGAAAAAAAGCTACAAGCCTTGCTACTAGAAGAGGAAGCAGAAGCAAGGAAAAGACAAAGATAATCCTCAATCTACAAAAAGAATATCCACAAAGTAAAATAGGTGAATGGCTAAGCATAGCTAAATTACCAAAATCATCATACTATGAGTGGAAGATAAAGTTACTTAATCCAGTAGATAAAGACAAAAAAGTTAAAGATGAAATTAAAACCATAGTAGAAGCGTCAAAAGGTAGATATGGCTACAGAAGAGTAACATTAACATTAAAAAATAAGGGATTTAAAATTAACCATAAAAGAGTTCTAAGAATAATGAGAGAGGAATCCTTGCTATGTACTAAATTCAAAACTAGATCAAGAAAATACTCATCATACAAGGGACAAATAGGCAAAGTAGCAGATAATGTTGTAAAAAGACAATTTACAGCAAGTAAACCAAATGAGTTATGGTTAACAGATGTAACAGAATTTAAAATTAAAGGTCAAGAAAAGAAACTGTACCTATCACCAATATTAGACCTATACAACAGTGAAATAATTAGCTATACACTAAGTAACCACCCAACAATAAACTTAACCAATACAATGCTAGAAAAAGCACTAGAAGAAAATAAAGACATTAAATATTTAACTATACACTCAGACCAAGGATTTCATTACCAACATAGTTCTTGGACTAAAAAACTAGAAAAGATGAATATAACCCAAAGTATGTCAAGAAAAGGCAATTGTCTAGACAATTCTCCAATGGAGAACTTCTTTGGGATATTAAAACAAGAAATGTATTATGGAGAAGATTTTAAAAGTTATGATCATTTGAGAAATGAGATTGAAAAATATATTAAATGGTACAATGAAGATAGGATTAAGACAAAATTAAACGGAATGTCTCCTGTTATGTACAGATTACATTCCGCTTAAAATATTATTAAATTATTCCGTGTTTACGGGTTCAGGTCACTTTGAGAGTCTGGATTTTTTTGTTTAGTTATTTGATGAGAACAAATTTGCTATAGAGTCTACAATTGATCTTAAAAAGTCTAGAATTGAGTCAAGCAGACCGCTTTCTTGGGCTTGGTTTACTGCATCGTCAATTGAATCCTTGTTATTTTCATAAAATTCGTTGGCATTTTTTGCTAGTTCATTGCCAAATTTGATAAGATTTTCTTTTACTTCTTTACTATCAATAGCTGAAGAGCCTTGGTACTTATCAAAGTAGTTGATTAGTATATTTATATTGTTATCGCTTAAGATATTTTCAAGGTTGACATTTTTTAAGGCATCGTTAATATAATTTCCTATTTGTTCACTAGATGCATTTTGGCCAGTTTCTTCCTTATGTTCGGCTAATTTTTGTTTTACTTCTATTATTAGCTTATCCAGCTCTTTTGGATCAAAGTCAGTTTTGTCCTTGTTTTCTTCTGCAATTTCTGTTACAGTTTCAAGCTCTTCTTGAGCAACTTTTGCCCTTTGTGGGTCGATTTCTTGTCCCTTTTCTTCAAGTGCCTTGTAAACCCCTACTAGGGCAGATTCACCAGTAACTGGTGTTGGACTTGCTACAAATATATCTGCATCTGTAATACCTGCTGTAATGGCTGCATTTGTGTATTGGCCATTGGTAATTTGGGTAATATTTGCAGGTGTGCTTATATTTACCTTAATTCCTGAATTAGCTGGCAAATATTTTATATAGACAGAGGAAATCATATTTCCATCTGGAGCTTCATAGCCCAGATATTTTTCTAAATCTTTGCCATTTACAGTTGAAAAATTAGTGTTTGCATCTCCAGCTTTTACTCCAAACACATCATTCATTTGTTCTTGCTTTTTATTATCTAGAGCAACTCCGTATATTACATCATTCTTATCTTTACCAGCTGCAAAGGCTAGGCTTGGTATCACTAGGGCAAAGGCACACAAAAGTGCCATTAATCTCTTTTTCATAACCCCTCCTATAAACTTGTGATTTTAGAAACTATTGGGTCAAGTTCGCTTGGATTCTTATCCTCGATTAGACCCTTATCTATTAGTTCTGCTATTTGTGGGTCTATTGGAAGTTTGGCTACAGTATCTATGCCATGATTTGCTGCAACTTGGTCAATATTGCTCTCGCCAAAAATCTTGTGGACACTGCCACAATCAGGACATTTGAAATATGACATATTTTCAACTATTCCTATGACATCCTTGCCCATCATTTTTGCCATTTTTAGTGATTTTTCAACAACCATCTCAACTAGGCCTTGAGGTGTTGCAACAGCTACTATTCCATCTATTGGCAATGATTGGAAAACTGTAAGTGGCACATCGCTTGTTCCTGGTGGCATGTCGATTAGTAGATAGTCTAACTTACCCCAATCTACATCTGTGTAGAATTGTTTTATGACCCCAGTTACTATTGATGATCTCCACACAACTGGATCTGTCTTGTTTGGCAAGATCATATTTACAGATATGACTTCAATTCCATCACGGCTGATGCCTGGATACATCAAACCTTCCTTGGTTCCCCTAACATTGTCATTGATGCCAAAGGCTTGAGGTATTGATGGTCCTGTCACGTCTGCATCAAAAACTCCAACTTTGTATCCTTCTTTGTTTAATTTATTAGCAAGCATACTAGTTACTGAGGATTTTCCTACCCCACCCTTACCAGACATGATTGCTATAACATGACCAACTGATGATCCTTCGTTTAGATTTACTTTAAATTGGTCAAAATTTCTTTTTGTTTCCATTATTAACTCCTTTGTATTTAAAAAAAGCATCCTATGATGCTCTTTTTATGATTATATCTAATTTTTATTAAATTTCCATAAAGAAGACTTCAAATATTTTTAATCCCTAGAAATCAATCTTCATATCTCCATCTTTTATAAGGTCTTTTTTAGCCATTATTTTATAAATGATAAAAGACAAAAGGCCTGGCAATATAAAGTGTAGGAGAAGTACTTGCAAAAGCAAGATGCTTACTGGTCTAGCCCCTGCCATTGTATTAATTGTGGCAATTTGTCCTACAAGTCCACTAGTTCCCATGCCTGATCCAAGGGGAGAATTTTCCATTTTAAAAACCACTGTGGCAAGTGGGCCAAGGATTGCACCAGCAAGGGTCGGTGGCAACCATATCCAAGGATTTTTGATGGTATTTGGCACTTGAAACATAGAAGTTCCAAGTCCTTGGGCAAGGAGTCCTTCTAGGCCATTGTCCTTATAGGAAATTATTGCAAATCCAATCATTTGTGCTGAACAACCTACTGTTGCAGCTCCACCAGCAAGGCCTGATAAAGATAACATCATACAAATAGCAGCAGACGATATAGGCAAAGTTAGGGCAAGGCCTACAAGGACTGCAACCACCACTCCCATCAAAAATGGCTGAAGCTCTGTTGCCTTCATTATGACATTGCCAAGGCTTGCCATAAATCCTGCTACCCCTGGCCCAATAAAGTCCCCTACTAGGATTCCTACTAGGATAGTGAGTGCCGGTGTAATTATGATGTCAAGTTTAGTTCTTTTTGATACCAATTTACCAAATTCTACTGCAAAGATTGTCGCTACATAAACCCCAACTGGACCGCCAAGTTCATAGGCTCCATTTCCCACAATGGTAACTGCAAATAGGATTAGGCTAGGAGCCTTCAAAGCATAGGCTATAGAAACAGCTATAGCAGCTCCTGTGGACTTAGTAACAAGTGGCCATATACGCTCTGTAAGAAAGTCTATGCCAAAGCTAGTGCCTATAGAATTTAAAATAGTTCCAACTAATAGAGATGCAAAAAGACCAAAGGCCATGGCCCCAAGTGCATCGATAAAGTAGGCCTTGGCTGAAAGGTCGATGTTTTGTTCTTGTAAATATTTTTTCATGCTAATTCCTTTTCTAATGCTTTTCGTTAAGTATAGCACAAAAATATTTAATTGTATATACACTAAGAAATTAATTTAGGTAACCTTTATCTGCCAAAGCTTTTTTTATTCTTTCAAAGTCCTCCTCACTTTTAACTTTTATGGTGTGGTAGTGGATATCTTCTGTCAAATTCTTCAAAGGAATAGAAGTAGTCATATTTTTGACAAAATTTGTAACGCCAGATCTAGAATGTATGTCCAGATCCTTTTTAATCACCCCGTAGACAGGATGGTTTATGAAGACATCAACTACGATTCCGCCATTGTCAACTATTGTATTTAGCTCATCTCTTATATCCTTATCCTCATGGTGAGATTCTAGGATATAGGTCAATGAGCCTTCGTCATCTATTTTGTAACCCCTATTTGTAGATATGATATTTATCCCAAAAGCTTTTAAAACTCCAATATCTTTTACTATAATCTGTCTTGAAACACCAAATCTTTGGGCCAAAGCAGATCCACTTTGGGAATGTTCTTCTTCTTGTAAAATTTTTATTATCTGATTTTGCCTATCACTAATTTTCATTTATTACCTCTTTTCTCTAATATACCTTTAAAGCTTGACATTTTTAAATTATAATGTATTATAAGTAAAAACGAAGAAGAGATGAGTAGCTAGATTTAAATTTTATAGAGAGTCCCTGACGGTGGAAATGGGATAAAGGCTTGTTTAGTGAATAAAAACTCGGAGTACCTTTGGGGATGTCTTGATCTAAAGGCGGGATTGCCCGTTATAGCAATAGAGTATGTATGTACTTGATGAGGTGTATATCGCGAGGTGTACATAAATTTGGGTGGTAACACGGCACAATCGTCCCATGGGATGATATGAGCGCGTGTATTTTTTTACACTTTTTTAGCCCAGAAAGATTAGGAGAGAAAATATGAAAAAAGTAAGAAAGATTATCTTGACCTTGTTAATCATCATTCTAGCCTTTGCTAGTACAAGTTTTGCAAGCTCAAGTGAAAAAAAGGTCCTAAGAGTTGGTATGGAGGTCAACTACGCTCCTTATAACTTCTCAGAAGTAGACGATAGCAATGGAGGGGTTCCTGTAAAAAACTCCTCAGGAGAATATGCCAATGGTTATGATATAGCCATAGCAAAAGAAGTTGCCCAAAGCCTTGATATGGATTTGGAAGTTTATAAAATAGATTGGGATGGTCTAATCCCTGCCCTTACCAGCGGAAAAATAGACGTTATAATAGCTGGTATGAGCCCAACAGAAGAAAGAAGAGAACAAATAGATTTTACCGACTCATATTATGATGCTGTAGTTGGAGTAATCTTAAAGGAAAATTCGAAATATAAAGATGCTAAGTCTATAAATGACTTTGCCGGCGCAAAACTTACTGGCCAATTGGGAACCTATCACTATGACTTGTTAGATCAAATGCAAGATATAAAAAAGGAACAAGCCCTTGATTCATTTCCAACAATGATTGCCGCAACTAAGGCTGGCACCATCGATGGCTATGTTTCTGATAAGCCAGGAGCTGAAAGTGCCATGACTTCCAATAAAGACCTTATATTTGTTCAATTTGGCGAAGGAAACGGCTTTACAGTCGACTCATCACTTACATCACTTTCTATAGGTGTCAAGAAAAATTCTGACCTTACTCCAATGCTTAACCAAGCTTTAGAAAATATTACCAATGACCATAGAGAAGAATTGATGAAGGAAATTGTCCTACTAACTAGCGCAAATGAAAGCAGTGAAGAAAATCCAAGTTTCTTTGAAGAAATGCAACAAATCTGGCAAAAGTACTCTTCTCTATTTCTTAGAGGTATAGTAAACACCCTATTTATTGCCATACTATCAACAATACTAGGTTTTTTGATAGGACTTTT
It contains:
- a CDS encoding ABC transporter substrate-binding protein/permease → MKKVRKIILTLLIIILAFASTSFASSSEKKVLRVGMEVNYAPYNFSEVDDSNGGVPVKNSSGEYANGYDIAIAKEVAQSLDMDLEVYKIDWDGLIPALTSGKIDVIIAGMSPTEERREQIDFTDSYYDAVVGVILKENSKYKDAKSINDFAGAKLTGQLGTYHYDLLDQMQDIKKEQALDSFPTMIAATKAGTIDGYVSDKPGAESAMTSNKDLIFVQFGEGNGFTVDSSLTSLSIGVKKNSDLTPMLNQALENITNDHREELMKEIVLLTSANESSEENPSFFEEMQQIWQKYSSLFLRGIVNTLFIAILSTILGFLIGLLVAVIRKIEINKSKNKFSYILHKIINFILSAYVEIFRGTPMMVQSVIIFYGLKQYFDIDLSTMFAAILIVSINTGAYMSEVVRGGINSIDNGQFEACKALGMTHFQTMTNVVLPQAVKNILPSLGNEFVINIKDTSVLNVISVTELFFMSKSVAGSTYQYFPTYLITAIIYFVLTFVITRIINHLERKMNGREYIHEATTGVKNANIKG
- a CDS encoding transcription repressor NadR, encoding MKISDRQNQIIKILQEEEHSQSGSALAQRFGVSRQIIVKDIGVLKAFGINIISTNRGYKIDDEGSLTYILESHHEDKDIRDELNTIVDNGGIVVDVFINHPVYGVIKKDLDIHSRSGVTNFVKNMTTSIPLKNLTEDIHYHTIKVKSEEDFERIKKALADKGYLN
- a CDS encoding Mrp/NBP35 family ATP-binding protein, coding for METKRNFDQFKVNLNEGSSVGHVIAIMSGKGGVGKSSVTSMLANKLNKEGYKVGVFDADVTGPSIPQAFGINDNVRGTKEGLMYPGISRDGIEVISVNMILPNKTDPVVWRSSIVTGVIKQFYTDVDWGKLDYLLIDMPPGTSDVPLTVFQSLPIDGIVAVATPQGLVEMVVEKSLKMAKMMGKDVIGIVENMSYFKCPDCGSVHKIFGESNIDQVAANHGIDTVAKLPIDPQIAELIDKGLIEDKNPSELDPIVSKITSL
- a CDS encoding DUF1002 domain-containing protein — protein: MKKRLMALLCAFALVIPSLAFAAGKDKNDVIYGVALDNKKQEQMNDVFGVKAGDANTNFSTVNGKDLEKYLGYEAPDGNMISSVYIKYLPANSGIKVNISTPANITQITNGQYTNAAITAGITDADIFVASPTPVTGESALVGVYKALEEKGQEIDPQRAKVAQEELETVTEIAEENKDKTDFDPKELDKLIIEVKQKLAEHKEETGQNASSEQIGNYINDALKNVNLENILSDNNINILINYFDKYQGSSAIDSKEVKENLIKFGNELAKNANEFYENNKDSIDDAVNQAQESGLLDSILDFLRSIVDSIANLFSSNN
- a CDS encoding PTS sugar transporter subunit IIC codes for the protein MKKYLQEQNIDLSAKAYFIDALGAMAFGLFASLLVGTILNSIGTSFGIDFLTERIWPLVTKSTGAAIAVSIAYALKAPSLILFAVTIVGNGAYELGGPVGVYVATIFAVEFGKLVSKRTKLDIIITPALTILVGILVGDFIGPGVAGFMASLGNVIMKATELQPFLMGVVVAVLVGLALTLPISSAAICMMLSLSGLAGGAATVGCSAQMIGFAIISYKDNGLEGLLAQGLGTSMFQVPNTIKNPWIWLPPTLAGAILGPLATVVFKMENSPLGSGMGTSGLVGQIATINTMAGARPVSILLLQVLLLHFILPGLLSFIIYKIMAKKDLIKDGDMKIDF